The following are from one region of the Candidatus Shapirobacteria bacterium genome:
- a CDS encoding phosphodiester glycosidase family protein, which produces MIKKIPPILFLAVIFYFVFIYKTPPSSTPTSPLISPPNPTVTDTPVSEISLKSHTLRYHYRQIKNTEIITLIPNFQEQQSSDQIIEKNKCLFGINGGFYLPENKPLGLFEIGETVLGKYSSSRTFNGFLRQSLDYYLSIVDYGTLLNFSSPSRFILQSGPLYHLSQSPKINFSDPKPARRHLIAQDSNKNFFIFSVFGTESSYDGPTLNEIYEFFEHPDIKKIADFTIALNLDGGSASAFYDQSQNIHVREIKPIGSFLCGF; this is translated from the coding sequence GTGATAAAAAAGATCCCCCCCATCCTTTTTCTTGCCGTAATTTTCTATTTCGTCTTCATTTACAAAACCCCGCCTTCTTCTACACCCACATCTCCGCTTATTTCCCCACCCAACCCTACTGTCACCGACACCCCTGTTTCGGAAATCTCCCTTAAATCACATACCCTTCGCTATCATTACCGTCAAATCAAAAACACCGAAATAATCACTCTCATTCCCAATTTTCAAGAGCAACAAAGTTCCGATCAGATTATTGAAAAGAATAAATGTTTATTTGGCATCAACGGTGGCTTTTATTTACCCGAAAACAAACCTCTTGGTCTTTTTGAAATCGGGGAAACCGTCCTCGGCAAATATAGCTCCAGTCGCACCTTCAATGGCTTTCTTCGCCAATCACTCGACTACTATCTATCTATAGTAGACTACGGCACTCTTTTAAACTTCAGCAGCCCCTCTAGATTTATCCTTCAGTCAGGGCCTTTGTATCACCTAAGCCAATCTCCAAAGATAAATTTTTCCGATCCAAAACCTGCCCGCCGCCATCTTATCGCCCAGGATTCAAACAAAAACTTCTTTATCTTTTCTGTTTTCGGCACTGAAAGTAGCTACGACGGTCCCACCCTTAACGAAATTTATGAATTCTTTGAGCACCCGGATATAAAAAAAATTGCCGATTTCACCATTGCCCTAAATCTTGACGGCGGTTCCGCCTCTGCCTTTTACGACCAAAGCCAAAATATTCACGTCAGGGAAATCAAACCCATCGGCAGCTTCCTTTGCGGCTTTTAA
- a CDS encoding ABC transporter ATP-binding protein, which produces MLKISNLLVRIEDKEALRGVDLEVGDGEIVVVFGPNGSGKTTLLRTIMGLRKPEELSGKIELNGVEIQDLSIEGRAKMGVVLMFQRPPKIKGLNLKSLVGTFNTDPVLVDKMVKKLKMEKFLARGVNDNLSGGEIKRSELFQLSLQKASLYLFDEPDSGVDIESIEKLSKHIKSLVSGGKSALVVTHNGSILNYLKADRAYVMMDGMIYCSGDPREVFKSITRKGYQGCINCLNRKT; this is translated from the coding sequence ATGCTTAAAATCAGTAATCTTTTGGTCCGGATTGAAGATAAAGAAGCATTGAGAGGGGTTGATCTGGAAGTGGGGGATGGGGAGATTGTGGTGGTTTTTGGACCAAACGGCAGCGGGAAAACGACGCTCTTGAGGACTATCATGGGGTTAAGAAAACCCGAGGAGCTTTCGGGAAAGATAGAACTGAACGGGGTTGAAATTCAGGATTTGTCAATTGAGGGTAGGGCAAAGATGGGGGTGGTGCTGATGTTTCAAAGACCACCAAAGATAAAAGGGCTTAATCTGAAAAGTTTGGTAGGAACTTTTAATACGGATCCGGTGTTGGTTGACAAGATGGTTAAAAAGTTGAAAATGGAGAAATTTTTGGCCAGGGGTGTGAACGATAATTTGTCGGGAGGGGAGATAAAGAGATCTGAACTATTTCAACTGTCGCTGCAAAAAGCAAGTTTGTATTTATTTGATGAACCTGATTCGGGGGTGGATATCGAGAGTATCGAGAAGTTATCTAAACATATCAAAAGCTTGGTCTCGGGAGGGAAGAGCGCCCTGGTGGTAACCCATAACGGATCGATTTTAAATTATTTGAAAGCGGATAGGGCATATGTGATGATGGACGGAATGATTTATTGCTCGGGAGATCCAAGAGAAGTGTTTAAATCGATTACCCGAAAAGGATATCAGGGTTGTATAAATTGTTTAAATAGAAAGACATGA